In a single window of the Maniola jurtina chromosome 4, ilManJurt1.1, whole genome shotgun sequence genome:
- the LOC123864329 gene encoding putative nuclease HARBI1 — RLRDMYNPMELPETEFIANFRLSKAGYQQVLEELGPHLQAARRRTAVRIELKILAALHFYATGTYQRPIGTSIFNTMSQPCFSRCLREVTDALNAREVLTKYIKFPASQRERETIMQNFMEKFGFPGIIGCIDGTHVALVRPIEHEESFLNRKFYHSSNVMIICDANLSILHVDASFGGASHDSFVWNNSMVKTIMEGLTNERCWLLGDSGYAQRPWMMTPILDAAAGSPEEHYTKLHCRVRNSVERCIGVLKARWRCLLSHRVLHYDPVVAAKVVNACVCLHNIANVRNVPIPEDDSGEGGDNQQPQQALETPDAANADSTRAMLVRRLWDARP, encoded by the exons aggctgcgcgatatgtataacccaatggagctgccagaaacagagttcattgcgaactttcgtttgagcaaggctggctaccagcaggtgttagaggaactcgggcctcacctccaagccgctcgacgaaggacagctgttcgcattgaactaaAG atcctagcagctctgcatttttatgccacgggtacatatcagcgcccaatagggacatctatcttcaatacAATGTCCCAACCATGTTTTAGCCGATGTCTACGTGAGGTAACCGATGCACTCAATGCTCGGGAAGTACTCACTAAGTACATAAAGTTCCCTGCATCCCAAAGGGAAAGGGAAACAATTATGCAAAA CTTTATGGAAAAGTTTGGGTTCCCGGGCATTATAGGTTGCATTGATGGAACTCACGTAGCCCTAGTACGGCCGATAGAACATGAAGAGTCATTCCTCAACAGGAAATTTTATCATTCCTCGAATGTAATGATA atttGTGACGCCAATCTAAGCATTCTGCATGTAGATGCGTCATTTGGTGGCGCATCTCATGATTCCTTTGTATGGAATAACAGTATGGTCAAAACCATAATGGAAGGCTTGACGAATGAGCGATGCTGGTTATTAG GTGATTCTGGGTATGCACAGCGTCCATGGATGATGACACCCATCTTGGACGCTGCTGCTGGATCCCCAGAAGAACACTACACCAAACTTCATTGTCGAGTCAGAAACAGTGTGGAGCGCTGTATTGGTGTGTTGAAAGCACGTTGGCGGTGTTTATTAAGCCACAGAGTGCTTCACTATGATCCAGTTGTTGCTGCGAAAGTAGTGAATGCCTGTGTGTGCTTGCACAACATTGCCAATGTGCGCAACGTGCCAATTCCTGAGGACGACAGTGGAGAGGGTGGTGATAACCAGCAGCCGCAGCAAGCCCTTGAAACACCAGATGCTGCGAATGCAGATTCTACGAGGGCAATGCTCGTTAGAAGATTATGGGATGCCAGGCCCTAG